The window TGATGAACAATCTGCGATACAAGATTCTTTTGTGGATGGTTTATTGGATTGTCCACAATATACAAAGCCAGACCATTTCGAGGGTTTGGATGTCCCTGAAGTACTAAAATCAGGACATCATGCCAATATTGAGAAATGGCGTTTTTTGCAGCGTTATCAGCGAACTTTAGATCGTCGACCAGAATTGGTGGAAAAAGTTGAGCTGACCAAACAGCAAAAAAAATGGCTGAAAAGTTTAGATACTTAAAGTTATTTAAGTATAAATAGGCTCTTTAAAGCATTCTGTTTTAAAGGGAAAGTTAAACGAGAGATATGCGCTTTAGCCTCTATCCTCAGCGGTGTTAAGAGACCTCTTCTCTCCCGCACATATTGGAGATTCCACAATGAGTGGTAAACATCCTTTAGTTCAAGCTGTTGAAAATGCACAGTTAAAAACTGATATCCCTGCTTTTGCTCCTGGTGACACAGTTGTTGTTCAGGTTAAAGTAAAAGAGGGTGATCGTGAGCGTCTTCAAGCATTTGAAGGTGTTGTAATCGCGAAGAAAAATCGTGGTTTAAACTCAGCTTTCACAGTTCGTAAAATTTCTAGCGGTGTTGGTGTTGAGCGTGTTTTCCAAACTCACTCTCCAATCGTTGCTAAAATCGAAGTGAAACGTCGTGGTGACGTTCGTCGTGCTAAACTTTACTACCTACGCGAGTTGTCTGGTAAAGCTGCACGTATTCGTGAAAAGTTACCAGCTCGTAAACAAGGTTAATTTTAACTTTGTTGTAAAGCATAAAAAAATGCGCCGTGAGGCGCATTTTTTTATGCTGAGTTTATAAGCCTTGCAACTTAAGGCGATTTGCATGTTGACGGTAGATATCAACTGGATCAGGTGCAAATAGTGCTTTTAGCCCCATTACATGGTTCACTTCATCCGCGTGGTTCCATGGGAGATCATCACGTATAGTGCGACCAAATTTCGCACTGCAACGGCTGACCATGCCATCGTTATCTCCTTTAGGATCAACAATCAGGCTGCCACCAATGAATATAGGGTCGAGTGGGTCAAGTGCGTTGGTAGCCGCTTGAACGCCAGAAAAGGAATACATATAAATTCCTTGTTCTTGATAGGTACCTTCTCCACAAGCAGTCGTTGGAACGCCCATTGGATATTGAGCATTGAACTTTTCTGAACCTTCAACAGAAATACTCTGTCCAGCCGCCTCAGCATCATGAGGGTAGCTTTGGGGATCAAGTCCTTGGGCCCAAACAGTTGCCGCTGAGAAGAAATTAGTCAAGGCAATACTCGCATCACCAAACATGGTTCCCGTACTTTTCATTAAAAGACTAGCAACAGGTGAGCCTTTATGAGTGCCACTCACACTGGTTATAGACGCTACTTTTTCAGGAAGCATCGCTGCAACATAGCGGGAAGTTGGTCCGCCTTGGCTATGAGCGATAAAATTCACTTTGGATTGGCCTGTAATCGCTAAAATCTCTTCAGTTTGCTGTAAGAGTTGCTCACCGCGAACTTCATTTGAGTTAAATGGAGATAAGCGAGCGGCCCAAACATTGCCGCCATTTCTTGCAATATTGGGTAAGATCTGATGCCAATAATCGACACCCATCGGGTCACTACCTACACGAGAAAAGCCTGCGACACCATGAACAAAAACAATGGGATATTTGGTTTTTGCGTAGTCTGAAATAACAAAACTGCTTTTGACTTGGGTCGCATTTGAAGCATAGCTTGTTGAGATACCAATGGTCATTGCAGTTAAAGCAAGATAACGAATTAAATTTTGCATTTTATTCTCTTTTAAAATTCCTAAATTGGGTCTTTAATGATTTATTTGAATCCGACATTGCATCGTTGTCCTTTGATGATCTTTCAATGTCTTGTGTTTGTTTTTTAATAACTAAATGGTAGTGTCCCTCCTTGATCATAGATCGTTTCAAATGTTTGTAGACGTTGTTGTTCTTGTGTGGATTTGAATTGTTGTTGTTTGAGCCGTTGAATTGCTTGAGTTTTGGCAGACGCACTCATATTGCTATCGATGATGGTTTTACGTTCTTCTAAATAGGATTGTACTTGTTGCTTCCATACTGATCTTTGTTGATCAAGTTGTTCTAGGCGTTGTGTTGCTGCTTCGCCAACTAAATGAAGACGCATATCACGTAATTCTTGTGGTGAACCATTGCGGGCTTTAATTTGTGCTGTTAATGCACGCAAATCTTCTAATCTAGATAAATCTTTAATATTTTCTTGCCAGTCCTGAGGAAGTTGTTCAAAACGCTCTTGGAGTAATTTGGCTTTAGTTGACGTATCTAGCGAGTTATTCTCTAAAATTTGCATACGATCTAGAGTGTATTGTTGATATTCATCTTCTGTGCCGAATAACCCCTCTATTTCTGTGGTAGAAAAGAAGCGTTGTTTTAGATCTTGTATGGTGTGAAAAGCTGCTTGGAAATAGCGATAGTTTTCCTTCGCTGTTTCATGTATTTGTAGTTGGCTCAGTGCTTCGCGGTAATCTAAATAACGAGACCAAAGTGCTAAGATTTGCTGTTGTTGTGCTGATTGAAAATGATGTTCTAAATAAAGTTGAAAATTCTTGCGAATTTCTGTGATATTTCTTTCTCCATATTGTGATAGGAAATATTCGAAACAGTTTCGGGTTTGTTCATTTATGATCAATTTTTTTGAGGCATTAAATTGCAACTGACAATTGGTTTCTGTGTCTGTCTGGCTTGAGCTTTGAAATCCATGTAATGTTTGAGCTAAATTATTGTGTGAATTAAGTTGCTGAACGTGTTGACTAGATTGGTTTTTAGAAGACGATGTTATATTTCCTGAATAGTTCTCGGTCTTCGGATAGAGCCAATAAATAAAGACGATACATAAAATGGAACTGAGTATGAGTCCTGAGTAGATGATCGTTTTGTTTCCTTTCTTATTCATAAAATCGCATCCATTTTTCTTTTGTTTTCGAAAGCGAAAGAGAGTCTATCATAAGCGCTTTTTTTTTGAACAGTTATTTTTTAAAAATTGATGAATAGTTTTGATAAAATGTATCTTTGTATTTCGACTTTTTATTTATGAAAAAAAGTGCTTATCGTCATTTGAGTGGCGTGTTTCTTTTAAATAAGCCGATAGGGATGAGTTCAAATGGGGCATTGCAAAAAGTACGTCGACTTTTCAATGCACAAAAAGCAGGGCATACAGGTGCTTTAGATCCATTAGCAACGGGTTTATTACCCATTTGTTTAGGGGAAGCAACCAAATTTTCTCATTATTTATTGGATTCAACCAAACGTTATCAAACGACGGTAAAGCTTGGACAAACCACAACGACTGGAGATATCGAAGGCGAAGTTCTTCAGCAACGAACTGTTCCGCTTTTGACTCGTGAAAGTATAGAACAGGTTTTAGCTCAATTTCGTGGTGATATTCAGCAAGTCCCTCCGATGTATTCTGCATTGAAAAGAGAAGGCCGCCCTTTATATGAGTTGGCACGTCAGGGCATTGAGATTGAACGAGCAGCGCGTCCTGTCACGATTTATGATCTAACTTTGGTGAGTTTTACCGAAGATAGTTTAACTTTAGATGTGACCTGTTCAAAAGGGACTTATATCCGTGTACTTGGAGAGGAGATAGGTGAAGCTTTGGGTTGTGGTGGTCATTTGACATATTTGCATCGGATTCAAACGGGCCATTTTGAGATTAATCCAGACTATACCCTTGAGTATTTAGAAAGCTTGTCACAAGAACAACGCGATGCATTATTGCTTCCTGTGTATGCACCTGTAGAACATTTTCCACGTGTTCAATTACCAGAAGGACGTGAAAAATATTTTGGTAATGGTCAAGAAAGCAATATTGATCATGAGGCTGTAGCTGAGGTGTTAGTTTTTGATGGAGAGCGTTGTTTAGGTTTAGCTGAAATTACTGATAAAAAACGTCTTGTACCAAAACGCTTACTCAACTTATAAGGTCTTTCTCCATGGAATGGGAACTCATTCTCAGCTTAGTCTTCTTTGCTTTTTGTGCGGGGACGATCGATGCTGCCGTTGGTGGTGGTGGATTGATTCAAATTCCTGCATTGATGGGTGCACTACCTCAAACCGCACCAGCCACGATTTTTGGAACCAATAAACTCGCTTCGATTTGCGGCACTGCCTCAGCAGCATTTTCATTTGCACGACGAGTAAAATTGAAATGGCCACTATTGTTGGTGATAGCAATTTTTGCATTTGTCAGCTCGTTTGCAGGAGCGGCATGTGTCTCAATGATTCCGACACATATTCTAAGACCCTTTGTTTTGATCATGTTGATTGTGATTGCAGTCTATACTTTGATGAAAAAGCAATTTGGGCAAGTGCATGTCGATCAGCGGATTACACCGAAGCTGCTTATGTTCGCTGCGATCGGAAGCTTAGCAATTGGTTTCTATGACGGTATCTTTGGCCCAGGGACGGGTAGCTTCTTTATTTTCTTTTTTATTCGCTTTCTACAAGTTGATTTTTTACATGCTTCAGCCTTGTCGAAGATTGGCAATTTTATGACCAATCTCGCTGCACTCAGCTTTTTTGTGCCCACAGGTCATGTGCTGTTTACTTTAGGCTTAATGATGGCGGTTGCTAACATTGCTGGTTCATTATTGGGTGTTCGCTTGGCATTAAAATATGGTAGTGGTTTTATTCGCATCTTATTTTTGATTTTGGTCAGTATCTTAATTTGCCGTTTGGGATATCAGATTATTGTTGCGGTTTGATTCAAAAGATAAAGTTTGACAACAAAAACATACTTAAATGATGCTGTCTAAAAAACGCACACTTTCTAAGATGAAATTCTAGCCAAGTTCCACAATATCGAGATATGTCTCGTATTGTGGTTGTGAGTCAATTTTAGAGGTGAAGAATGAATATATTTGAAGCACTACGAGAAAGTCATGACAAACAACGTTCACTTGCAAAAAAATTAATTGAAACTAGTGGGCAAAGTGAAGAACGAAAAGAGCTTTTTGATTTATTGAAGAATGAACTCTATGCGCATTCAGTTGCAGAAGATCGTTATTTATATATTCCACTGATGTTTGATGATGGAGGTTTGGATATTACGCGTCATGCCTTGGCTGAACATCATGAAATGGATGAATTAGTCGAGACACTTGAAGAAACAGATATGAGTAGTCCAAGCTGGTTGGCAACTGCAAAACAATTAAGTGAAAAGGTACATCATCATTTAAAAGAAGAAGAACATAAATTTTTCCAGCAAGCTGGAAAAATCTTGGAGGATGCTGAAAAAGAAAAATTAGGTAAACAATATCTTACGGAGTATCAAAAATATAAAACCGAAGTTGTTTGAGGTTTAAATAAAATTTTAGTGATCTTACGGGGTAGGTGATTTCTCTCCACGTAAGGTCACACCAATAGATGCGATCATAATACAAAACAAGGCAACCCACTGAATCAGGCTGATTTGCTCATGGAGAATGACCAATCCCGCCAATGCCGCTAAAGCAGGCGCTAGACTGGTCAATGTCCCGTAACTCAGGTTACTCAAACGTTTTAATGCCATTAGATCGAGTGCATACGGAATCGCCGTCGCAAGGATCGCAATTACGAGAGCTTTACCCCAATATTGGGTATCCAGAAGAACAGGCGCATTATTCCATAAACCAAATGGCAATAAGGTCAAGGCCGATAATGCGATGGCAATCGTTAATGCATGCATTCCTATATTTTGTTGCGCGACCCGATGTCCGAAGTAAATATATAAAGCCCAAAAAATCCCAGCACCTACGGCACAAGCTGCGCCGAAATAAGAGAAATTATGTTGGTTGGCATCATGCCATGGGACCATTAAGGCAATGCCTAAAATTGCAAATGCAACCCAAAGATAATCACTGCGTTGTTTGATTGAAAGTAATGCTAATCCAAGTGGTCCAATAAATTCTAAACCCACCGCAATCCCTTGAGGGAGTTTCCCCAAAGACGTGTAAAACAGAATATTCATACAGCCTAAGGATGCTGTATAAAGAAGCAAATCTCGCCATTTCAGGTGTTTGAGCTTGGAAATGATAGTCCAAGACCGAAACATGATTGCCACGATGATCGTTGCAAAGCTCAGCCTTAAAATCGTCACAGTGAGGGGATCAAGTGTTGTGATCAGCTGTTTAGCAAATGACGCGCTGATTTGATAAGCCACCATGGACAACACCATGTAAAGCACAGCAACTAATTGGAGATTTTTCATTTAGCCTCTTTTTGTTGTCGAGCGCGTTGCATGGTAAAAGTACAACCGATGGAGGCGATGATAATGGTGGTTAAGGCGAGCCATTGATTCCACAATAATTTTTCACCTAAAAATATAAATCCTGAAAGTGCTGCAACTGCTGGTTCCAAGCTCATTAATGTACCAAAACTCAATGGAGTCAGATTGCGCAAAGCAATCATTTCTAGGGAGAATGGCAAGGCACTGGCGAGAATGGCAAGCCCAATAAAATAATACAGATTTGGTAGCTCAAAAACACGATCAATTGCACCAGAAAATACAGCAAATGGTAGTAAACACAACATGCCGATGCTCATTCCAAGACATACGGTATGATTGCCAGAAATACCTGAAGGTTTTTGTCCTGCAATAATATAGAGTGCCCAACATGCACCTGCACTGATGGCAAAAAATACACCAACGAGATCAAGACTATGCTGAGCCTGTTGCAATGGAAATAAGAGAATCAAGCCTAAAATGGCACAACCAACCCAAATAAAGTCATACTTTTGGCGTGCATGATAGAGCGCGACGCTTAAGGGCCCAATAAATTCAAAAGCAACGGCAATCCCGAGTGGAAGTCGCTCTAGCGATAAGTAGAACAGTCCATTCATTCCAGCCAAAGCAATCCCATAGCTTAAGATCGCTTTCCAGCGGACTGCACGAAAGTTAATAGTCCAAACTTTGAAAATTACCGCCAAAATGATTGCACCAAAACACAAGCGCATCGCAGAAACAGTCAAAACAGGGAAACTTTGAAATAAAATTTTTGCTAAAGAACCACTACCTTGGACACAGATCATCGCTAGCATTAGTAGAGCTATAGCAGAAAGTGGCGACTTTAGAGATGGATTGGACATTTAATCATCAATTGTGTTGGTGTAATTTTCACATAATAATTTAATTTTATCTCAAGATCGGTTGTGAAACGAGCACAATTTTATTGATCTTGAAGTTGTCACCATGATTATCCCAATTGTTAAATAAACGTTAAGGTTCTTTTTAATAATTATTTGTTTATATCATTTTATCGCTCAGATTTTCAGGACTCTACTTTAGAAATAATTCTGATATTTATTCGGATTCATTGGATCAGAACTCCAATTTTGATGATGTGTTTAATCTCTCAAATTCGTGTGAATAGTCTCGAGTATCGATGCTGCTCGTCAGATTACTAAACAAAGCTTTCTGTATCTCTGCTATAAAATTTGGGGGCGTTATAGACCCCAAAGAAGTAGTAAAAATGACAATGCTTAAATAAATGAAATAATAATTATGGAGATAATAAGATGTTAAAACTAAACCGAGTTTTTGCCATCGGTATCATGACATTCATTCCTTTCTCAGTATATGCCGCACCTGCTTTTAAAGCCCCTTTTTCCTGTGGTCAAACTTGGAGTTATAGCACTTACCCAGGTCACAACTACAATGCTTTAGATTTTGTGCGCTGGGATAATGGTGCAACATCAGGAGCAGCTGTGCTTGCTTCTGCTGGTGGAACTGTATCGGTAAGCTCGATCGGTTGGAATGGTGGTGCAGGTAATATGGTGGTGATCAATCATGGAAATGGTTGGTCAACTCATTATTTTCATTTAAATGCCATTCATGTCAGTGTGGGGGCTTCAATTGGTCAAGGTCAACAAATTGGTACTGTTGGAAGTACAGGGCAGAGTACAGGACCACATTTACATTATGAACAACGTCTAAATAGTACAGCACAAAGTATTGTGATTAATGGAAACTCGCTTGCCCCTTATCCTGGAAGTTATGGGCAAAGAGTTCTCACCAGTGATAATGGTTGTGGTGGTACAACACCTCCACCACCGCCACCAAGTGGCAATAAATATTGGGTAGACACGTGGGCGGATGCCAATGGACGTTCTAGTCCGGGTGGTACGATTACTGGAACGTTATATAAAGGTACCCATTATGTGTATTGTAAGGTTTGGGGACCAAAGGTTCAGAACTCGACAGGTACACAGTGGAACCACTGGTGGTTAAAAACAGATTTAGATGTTGGACCTACCAATCAGTGGGTTTCAGCATATATGTTATCGCGTTGGGGTAATGATGAAGCCAAAGATAACAGTGGTGTCGTTATTCCAAACTGTCCTTAATTAAAATAACAAGATTTAGAATCAATATTGATGCCATTCCAAGGAATGGCATCCTGATAAGAAATAAAAAATGGATAAAAAGGATAAGACGATGACTGAAATACAATTTAAAGAACAAGCTCTGCATGCTCAAACAAAGTTATTGTTTAAAATGTTTGCAACAATCACAGTTATGGCGGTTTCGATACACGCTGCGGCTGCTGATCCATTGCCTAATCGACCTGCATTTAAGTTGCCCTTTCCTTGTGGTGCTCAAATTGAGTTAAAAACCTATCAAGGACATAGCCCCGATGATAAAAAAATTGATATGTATCGCGTTGGCATGTTTACAGGCAGTCCAATTACGGCTTCGGCTGATGGGTTAGTCCATCAATCCTTCTACCCAGGTGGTATTGAGATCAGACATGGCAATGGTTGGTTTACTACCTATATGCATATGAGTAGTCATGTTCCTGTTGGGACGCAGGTCAAACAAGGTGATGTGGTGGGTTATATGGGGGATGTCGGTTCACCAGGCATTCCACATTTACATTATGAACAATTATACGCACCAGGTTTAAATGATGCAGGCAACCAGCATATTGTGAATCCTGTCTTGCAAGGAGAATGGTTGTACATGGTACCGAATACACCATTGATGAGAACCAGTTCGAACTGTCCAAATACTTCGCCACCACCACCACCAAGTAGTAATAAATATTGGGTAGATACATGGGGCGACGCCAATGGACGTTCTAGTCCAGGTGGTACGATTACTGGAACGTTATATAAAGGTACCCATTATGTGTATTGTAAGGTTTGGGGACCAAAGGTTCAGAACTCGACAGGTACACAGTGGAACCACTGGTGGTTAAAAACAGATTTAGATGTTGGACCGACCAATCAATGGGTTTCAGCATATATGTTATCACGTTGGGGTAATGATCAAGCCAAAGATAACAGTGGTGTCGTTATTCCAAACTGTCCTTAATTGTTGAGCAAAAAAAATCACAGCATTGGCTGTGATTTTTTGTAGTCAATGGACTTAGAACAATACACGTACGCGAATTGTACCTTCTACATTGTGTAGCGTATCCAAAGCTTCTTGAGATGCAGAAGCATCAACATCCATTACTAAGTAACCGATATCGCCTTTAGTCATTAATGACTGACCAGAGATATTGATGCCTTGTTCAGCGAATAATGTATTGATCTTAGACAATACACCAGGAACGTTTTTGTGGATGTGAAGTAAACGGTGTTGACCATCAGAAAGCGGTAATGCGATTTCAGGGAAGTTCACCGCAGAAAGCGTCATACCTTTGTCTGAATAAGCAACAAATTTCTCAGCTACTTCTAAACCAATGTTCGCTTGCGCTTCCATGGTTGAACCACCAACGTGTGGAGTCAATATCACGTTGTCTAAACCACGTAGTGGTGAAACAAACTCTTCACCATTTGCTTTAGGCTCTTTCGGGAATACGTCAACCGCTGCACCTGCAAGGTGGCCTGATTTAATCGCATCTGCTAGATCTTCAATAACAACACATGTACCACGTGCTGCATTTAAGAAGATCGAACCTTGTTTCATTTTTGCAAACTGTTCTTTCTTGAAGAAGTTACGTGTAGATGGTACATCTGGAACGTGTAATGAAACTACGTCAGCAGTTGCTAAAAGTTCATCCATAGAACCAACTTGACGAGCATTACCTAAAGGTAATTTAGTCACAGCATCAAAATAGATAACTTTCATACCCAAGCTTTCAGCTAAAACAGAAAGCTGTGAACCAATTGAACCGTAACCGACAATACCTAAAGTTTTGCCACGAGTTTCATACGAACCAACAGCTGATTTATCCCAACCGCCAGCATGTGTAACTTTTGATTTTTCAGGAACACGGCGAAGTAATAAAATAGTTTCAGCTAGAACGAGTTCAGCAACTGAACGTGTATTTGAATATGGTGCGTTGAAAACAGGGATACCACGCGACATCGCTGCTTTTAAATCGACTTGGTTTGTACCGATACAGAAACAACCTACCGCAATCAATTTATTCGCTGCTTCAAAGATCTCTTCAGTCAATTGAGTGCGCGAACGAATACCAATAAAGTGAGCATCTTTAATCGCTGCTTTTAATGCATCGCCTTCAAGTGCAGTCTTGTGGTAATCGATATTGGTATAACCCGCAGCGTTTAAAGTATCGATAGCGTTTTGATGAACGCCCTCTAACAATAGAAAACGGATTTTATCTTTAGGGAGTGATAGATGTTGGCTCATAACGGCTCTACGCTATATCAGGTCGGATTTAAATCGCCGTATCATAACATGTTTGATCAAAATGAGGGCGATTTGATTGCAAATTGGGGCATCGAAATACTGATCATTTTTCATGGAAATGTTGACTAGCTTTCAGGTTTATCCTAGTACGAGGCAGTATCTTGATGCAATGCTTTATCCAATGCGCGCTTCGATGTAAAATGGATAGACCTAATGCGCTCACCTGAATATAAACGGGTTTGAGCTGTTCTGTAGTGTTGCTATATTTGAGATATGTCATCACCTTCATTTTTCTAGAGATTAGAAAAATAATGTTGTGATTCAAATGCCCTATATTTACTTCTTGCTAGGCCTATAAACGATGAATGCTTCAGTCGCTTTAACCCCTGAGTTATTGACCCAATTAACGGCAATTGTGGGTGAAAACCGTATAAAAACCGATGCCGATAGCTTGGAAAATTGGGGACGAGATCATACTAAACATTTTGATCCGAACCCATCAGTCATCGTTTTTCCATCAAGCACTGAGCAAGTTCAGTCTGTTGTTAAACTTGCCAATCAATTTAATGTCGCGATTACACCATCAGGTGGTCGTACAGGGCTTTCGGCTGGTGCAGTGGCAAGCAATGGCGAGATCGTAATTAATTTTGACAAGATGAACCAAATCTTGGAGTTCTTCCCAGCAGATCGTATGGTACGCGTCCAAGCGGGTGTGGTGACTGAGCAACTACAGAATTATGCCGAAGAACAAGGCATGTACTATCCAGTGGATTTTGCATCAGCGGGTTCAAGCCAGATCGGTGGTAATATCGGAACCAATGCTGGTGGCATCAAAGTCATCAAATACGGTATGACACGTAATTGGGTGCTTGGCTTAACAGTTGTTACAGGTAAAGGCGATATTTTACGCCTAAACAAAGGTATGATTAAAAATGCGACTGGTTATGCCTTACAGCATTTATTTATCGGCGGTGAAGGTACACTTGGTTTAGTTACAGAAGCTGAAATTAAACTTGAGCGTCAACCACAGAACTTACAAGTGATGGTTTTGGGTACACCTGATTTTGATGCAGTGATGCCAGTATTACATGCTTTCCAAAAAGAAATCGATTTAACTGCGTTTGAGTTTTTTGGTGAAGTGGCAATGCAGAAAGTTTTGGATCGCGGCCATGTTCAGCGCCCGTTTGAAACGCAAGCCCCATTTTATGTGTTACTCGAATTTGAAGCGCCGTATGAGCCGATCATGGACAAAGCCATGCAGATTTTTGAGTATTGCATGGAACAGGGTTGGGTGATTGATGGTGTGATGAGCCAAAGCCTTGATCAAGCGCAAAGCTTATGGCGTTTACGTGAAGATATTTCTGAGTCTATTGCACCGTTTATTCCATATAAGAATGATATTTCAGTGCTGATTACGCATGTACCTGCATTTATCAAAGAAATTGATGCAATTGTTGCTGATAACTATCCAGATTTTGAGATTTGCTGGTTCGGTCATATTGGTGACGGTAACTTACACTTAAATATTT is drawn from Acinetobacter suaedae and contains these coding sequences:
- the rplS gene encoding 50S ribosomal protein L19, whose product is MSGKHPLVQAVENAQLKTDIPAFAPGDTVVVQVKVKEGDRERLQAFEGVVIAKKNRGLNSAFTVRKISSGVGVERVFQTHSPIVAKIEVKRRGDVRRAKLYYLRELSGKAARIREKLPARKQG
- a CDS encoding lipase family alpha/beta hydrolase — protein: MQNLIRYLALTAMTIGISTSYASNATQVKSSFVISDYAKTKYPIVFVHGVAGFSRVGSDPMGVDYWHQILPNIARNGGNVWAARLSPFNSNEVRGEQLLQQTEEILAITGQSKVNFIAHSQGGPTSRYVAAMLPEKVASITSVSGTHKGSPVASLLMKSTGTMFGDASIALTNFFSAATVWAQGLDPQSYPHDAEAAGQSISVEGSEKFNAQYPMGVPTTACGEGTYQEQGIYMYSFSGVQAATNALDPLDPIFIGGSLIVDPKGDNDGMVSRCSAKFGRTIRDDLPWNHADEVNHVMGLKALFAPDPVDIYRQHANRLKLQGL
- a CDS encoding lipase secretion chaperone, which produces MNKKGNKTIIYSGLILSSILCIVFIYWLYPKTENYSGNITSSSKNQSSQHVQQLNSHNNLAQTLHGFQSSSQTDTETNCQLQFNASKKLIINEQTRNCFEYFLSQYGERNITEIRKNFQLYLEHHFQSAQQQQILALWSRYLDYREALSQLQIHETAKENYRYFQAAFHTIQDLKQRFFSTTEIEGLFGTEDEYQQYTLDRMQILENNSLDTSTKAKLLQERFEQLPQDWQENIKDLSRLEDLRALTAQIKARNGSPQELRDMRLHLVGEAATQRLEQLDQQRSVWKQQVQSYLEERKTIIDSNMSASAKTQAIQRLKQQQFKSTQEQQRLQTFETIYDQGGTLPFSY
- the truB gene encoding tRNA pseudouridine(55) synthase TruB, producing the protein MKKSAYRHLSGVFLLNKPIGMSSNGALQKVRRLFNAQKAGHTGALDPLATGLLPICLGEATKFSHYLLDSTKRYQTTVKLGQTTTTGDIEGEVLQQRTVPLLTRESIEQVLAQFRGDIQQVPPMYSALKREGRPLYELARQGIEIERAARPVTIYDLTLVSFTEDSLTLDVTCSKGTYIRVLGEEIGEALGCGGHLTYLHRIQTGHFEINPDYTLEYLESLSQEQRDALLLPVYAPVEHFPRVQLPEGREKYFGNGQESNIDHEAVAEVLVFDGERCLGLAEITDKKRLVPKRLLNL
- a CDS encoding sulfite exporter TauE/SafE family protein — its product is MEWELILSLVFFAFCAGTIDAAVGGGGLIQIPALMGALPQTAPATIFGTNKLASICGTASAAFSFARRVKLKWPLLLVIAIFAFVSSFAGAACVSMIPTHILRPFVLIMLIVIAVYTLMKKQFGQVHVDQRITPKLLMFAAIGSLAIGFYDGIFGPGTGSFFIFFFIRFLQVDFLHASALSKIGNFMTNLAALSFFVPTGHVLFTLGLMMAVANIAGSLLGVRLALKYGSGFIRILFLILVSILICRLGYQIIVAV
- a CDS encoding hemerythrin domain-containing protein, giving the protein MNIFEALRESHDKQRSLAKKLIETSGQSEERKELFDLLKNELYAHSVAEDRYLYIPLMFDDGGLDITRHALAEHHEMDELVETLEETDMSSPSWLATAKQLSEKVHHHLKEEEHKFFQQAGKILEDAEKEKLGKQYLTEYQKYKTEVV
- a CDS encoding EamA family transporter; amino-acid sequence: MKNLQLVAVLYMVLSMVAYQISASFAKQLITTLDPLTVTILRLSFATIIVAIMFRSWTIISKLKHLKWRDLLLYTASLGCMNILFYTSLGKLPQGIAVGLEFIGPLGLALLSIKQRSDYLWVAFAILGIALMVPWHDANQHNFSYFGAACAVGAGIFWALYIYFGHRVAQQNIGMHALTIAIALSALTLLPFGLWNNAPVLLDTQYWGKALVIAILATAIPYALDLMALKRLSNLSYGTLTSLAPALAALAGLVILHEQISLIQWVALFCIMIASIGVTLRGEKSPTP
- a CDS encoding EamA family transporter, which produces MSNPSLKSPLSAIALLMLAMICVQGSGSLAKILFQSFPVLTVSAMRLCFGAIILAVIFKVWTINFRAVRWKAILSYGIALAGMNGLFYLSLERLPLGIAVAFEFIGPLSVALYHARQKYDFIWVGCAILGLILLFPLQQAQHSLDLVGVFFAISAGACWALYIIAGQKPSGISGNHTVCLGMSIGMLCLLPFAVFSGAIDRVFELPNLYYFIGLAILASALPFSLEMIALRNLTPLSFGTLMSLEPAVAALSGFIFLGEKLLWNQWLALTTIIIASIGCTFTMQRARQQKEAK
- a CDS encoding M23 family metallopeptidase, with protein sequence MLKLNRVFAIGIMTFIPFSVYAAPAFKAPFSCGQTWSYSTYPGHNYNALDFVRWDNGATSGAAVLASAGGTVSVSSIGWNGGAGNMVVINHGNGWSTHYFHLNAIHVSVGASIGQGQQIGTVGSTGQSTGPHLHYEQRLNSTAQSIVINGNSLAPYPGSYGQRVLTSDNGCGGTTPPPPPPSGNKYWVDTWADANGRSSPGGTITGTLYKGTHYVYCKVWGPKVQNSTGTQWNHWWLKTDLDVGPTNQWVSAYMLSRWGNDEAKDNSGVVIPNCP
- a CDS encoding M23 family metallopeptidase, which encodes MTEIQFKEQALHAQTKLLFKMFATITVMAVSIHAAAADPLPNRPAFKLPFPCGAQIELKTYQGHSPDDKKIDMYRVGMFTGSPITASADGLVHQSFYPGGIEIRHGNGWFTTYMHMSSHVPVGTQVKQGDVVGYMGDVGSPGIPHLHYEQLYAPGLNDAGNQHIVNPVLQGEWLYMVPNTPLMRTSSNCPNTSPPPPPSSNKYWVDTWGDANGRSSPGGTITGTLYKGTHYVYCKVWGPKVQNSTGTQWNHWWLKTDLDVGPTNQWVSAYMLSRWGNDQAKDNSGVVIPNCP
- the serA gene encoding phosphoglycerate dehydrogenase, with amino-acid sequence MSQHLSLPKDKIRFLLLEGVHQNAIDTLNAAGYTNIDYHKTALEGDALKAAIKDAHFIGIRSRTQLTEEIFEAANKLIAVGCFCIGTNQVDLKAAMSRGIPVFNAPYSNTRSVAELVLAETILLLRRVPEKSKVTHAGGWDKSAVGSYETRGKTLGIVGYGSIGSQLSVLAESLGMKVIYFDAVTKLPLGNARQVGSMDELLATADVVSLHVPDVPSTRNFFKKEQFAKMKQGSIFLNAARGTCVVIEDLADAIKSGHLAGAAVDVFPKEPKANGEEFVSPLRGLDNVILTPHVGGSTMEAQANIGLEVAEKFVAYSDKGMTLSAVNFPEIALPLSDGQHRLLHIHKNVPGVLSKINTLFAEQGINISGQSLMTKGDIGYLVMDVDASASQEALDTLHNVEGTIRVRVLF